The following is a genomic window from Opitutaceae bacterium.
GCAAGGTTGCACGCTTCGCGGGCGAGGCGTTGTCCATGCCAGCCGATTCGATGCGGGACTGCCTCTTCACACCGGACGCATCGTTTCAAACGGAGAGCGGCTCGCGCTGGTTTGCCGACCTCCTCGACTGCATTCTGAACCGGCGCGAGATCAGACTCCACTACCGAAAGCCGTCCGCATTCCGGCCGGACACGCGTACGATCCGCCCGCTGCATCTCGCCTGCCTCGATCACCGCTGGATGCTGATCGCGCATGACGAGGGGAAAGCCGCCTGGCGAAGCTTTCTGCTCGATCGCATCCAAGGACTCGAGCCCACCGGCAGGCATTTCACGCCTCCCGCCCGCCAGCAGATTCGCGATCACCTTAAGGGAAGCCTCGGGCGGTTCACCGGAGAAACGGAGATTGATGTCCGTCTCAGCTTCACCGCCATCGCGGCACCCTATGTGCGCGAACACCCCTGGCATTTTTCCCAAACGATCGTCGACCGACCCGACGGTGGCATAAACGTCCAGCTTCGGCTCAACAACCTCGTCGACATCCGGCGACGCGTCCTCGCCAATGGACGCCACGTCGAAGTCCTCGCTCCGCCGGAACTCCGCGCGGCGGTGGCGGAGGAGGCAGCCGCGCTGGTTCGGAAGCACGCATAGGAAGAACGAAATACATTCTGGGTGGGCCACTCGGTGTCCCTGTGCGTGTGCTATCGTCCCCCGACACAGGGCGCGATCCGTGCCCGCACCTCGACCTCCCATGCACCGCCGTTCCTTCCTCAACTTCATCGGACTCGTTCCCCTTGCGACGGCGACCTGCGTCGTCGCCAATTTGAAGGCGACCGAAACCAAGCCCCTTCCCATCGAGCCCTGGCGCGACGGCCCCGACACCCTGGAGCGCTGGCGCCGCGCGCCCCGCCAGCCCGTGTGGGAAAGCGATCAACCCGAGCTCTCCCTGCTGATTGAAGCTCTCCGGAAGAACCAGCGCGTGCAATTTTCCTATTTCGGCGGCAGCGCACTCGGCGACCCACGCGTCGTCACGCCCGGCCACCTCTACACCGTCGCCGGTTTCCCCGGCCACTACCTCTCCGGCTACTGCCACCTCCGCGACGCCGAACGCACCTTTCTCGTGGCGAGGATGAGCGAGGTGGATACCCTCTGAAGGAACATGAAGGCGAACTTGGAATACGACTGTCTTTGATCTATTCGTCGCGAACGCAGCCGAAAACACACACAGATTACTTGAAGCGGATGTTTCCCGGGTGGACATCGAGCAATATGACCCCATGTAACCGAAGGACCTCCAACAGGCGTCTCACTTCTCCGGCTCGTTGTTCAAAATCCTCTTCCACTTTTCGGTTCCAATCAGCCCAAACTTCCTCGGAAAATTCGGGGGCTTCGTCGAGCCAGGCATCAGCGAAGTCCAAGATGAACGGCGCGGTCACCATGGTCATCTCGATTGTCATCAACTCGTCATCATAGCCGACCAGTTGTGGAATATTGTGCCCCTCAATCTGCCAAACGCGCTCTTCGCGCAGTCGCACGTAGACATCGCGTTCTCTTCGGAATTGTTCGGCCCGATGGAAAGTTTTTACCGCCAGGAAGGCTGGAAAGTCATTGCTTTCAACCTCGTGCACGACACCATCCTTGCCGCTACCGAGGAAGCGCCGAGCAAGAAAGCTCCGCCGGCCTGCGTAGGCGGCAAATCGATTTCGAACAATGTCATCTTTACTCGGCACCGTGGTTGCGACCGGACATTCCACAACAGTGAAGATGTACGCGATTGCCGGGCAACGCCGCTTCGCCGTGGCTCAAGTCGGACCGGACTTCATGATCGTAACGGAGTCTGTGCAACTCCCTCCGATCGCCGTCGAGTTGGTCGCGGAAATCGATGGCCAGATAAAGCGGCGGTCTGTGTACCTTCCGAATGGCGTGCAGACGGGGGTCGTTCGGACTCCAATCGAAGCCGCGTAAAGCAGCGCAAAACCCAAAGGAGCCGCGCTCTTTCGAGCGCGGAAATGCCTGAAGCTCAGGCAACGTCCCATACGACATCCATACTTCAACGGAGCCATGTCTGGAATACTTATTCATAGAAGTAGTCTGGGAAGTTTTTAAGAAGGGAAAAGATCTTGCCGACAAGTCAAATCATGTTAGCAATCTGCCAATGCCCCTGATTCTCGACACTAGATTGAGCCCTATTGCTTCCTGCTGGTTCGCAGACTCCCGGCCAAACAGCACACTTTCCCCGTTTGCCACCCGAAGTGAAAGACGCTCTTCCTTCCTATGTGAATTACGCAGAGGTTATCTCTCGCTGGCGCTCTCTACCTCCCGAGCAGAAACGCACCCTCCGCTGGGCAGCCATCCCACGTCAGGTTGCCGCCAGCATGGCGTTCGAGGGCGAACCGGTTGACAACCAATGGCTGGAGACACAACACGCCCGCGCGACGCCACCCGCTGGATTGAAACCAGCCGGGGGGTTCTCAGCTACGCGCAACTAGCTCCCCTTCTCGCGGAGCGGGTGCTGCGTCTTCAGCAACTGCTTGAGGCCGGAGTTTTTTCGGAATGTCCGTTGGACGAGGATCTGATCCTCCGCCTGCACCTGGACTTCTGTGGCGATCTGGTGTCAATTCGTGCCAGACTCGGCCGTTTCGATCGCCAATGCGCGGTGACCAATCTCCACACGAATCGATCAAAGTTTTCCGACTCACCTGCAATGAAGCGATGGTTGATTCGGATCGCGCACCCACAATCAGTAATTCTTGCGAGCCACCTCCCGGACAGTCCCACGCAAAGCCCAATAGGCTCGCCAGAACGTAGTGCTCCCCGAGAAATACATCCAGCGGCTTCGTTTTCGCCTGCTGTATCTCATCCTGAGCTTCGGCCACCAGAAAATCCAACCGCCCCGCAGCCGCATCCGCTGCGATCTGCCAACCCCAAGCCCCTTCATATCGCTCGCGCAAGCGATCCACGGGTGCCAGGACCTCCGAATCCGGCAACCGCTGAATCGCCCCTTCTATTGCCTGAACCGTACTCATGTTTCCAATCCAGATTCAACAGACCTGGCGGCGATCCTAACCCAGCCTTGGAATTGCGTCGCCCAAACCACTCAATTTTCAGATCTGCGATCTGATTTCCACCCGCAATCAACACTCAAAAGTTGTCGTCAACAGAGCGAGCGAAGGCCGCAATTCTTCCCGCAATCAACCCAAAAAAACTAAGCATGAGCACAATTCCCACCGTCCTTACCTTGGACATCCTCAAAACCGCTGTGACCGACGGCTCCACCGCCATTCGAGCCCGCATTAACTACGAGCCTGCGGGTGGCAACGGTACGAAGGTTTTCCCGCCAACCTACGAGGGCGGAAAATACGCCTTGGAAGGGCACAATAAAGACGCTGCCACCGCATCTCGTGTACTGCTTGACTCTGTGCAAGCGCAAGCGAACCGCATGGAACTCGCACTCTTGGAGGCGAAACGTCGCGGCCAGATTTCGCTGCCGGTCATCACTACGAGAATCGAAGGCAACGGGCTCCTGAAGCAGTTCAGCGTTTCGAGTCTTGAGGCACCTCATCGCATCGCCGATGCGTTGCTGCGTGACAGCGTCACCAAGGAAGGCGTGAAGTTCCGAGATTCTGAGGCTGGCAAGTGCTTGGACAGCGTCGATCTCAAGAATGCTACCCCGCTTCTAAAGTACTGCCCCACCGCACTCGTTCTTGGGTTGTGGGACAGCACGGGGCCAAGAGGCGGACTTGGCGTAAAATTTGCCCGTGCTTTGGTCTCGGAGCTAGTAGCGCACACTGTACAGCTTGGAAAGAAAACCAGCAGCCGCATAGATCCTGCGGAAATCAGGAAAGACTCCGCCCTTATCTACGCGGCTCCAAATGGTGGGTGGACCTTGGAGGAGAAAGAAGCGCTTAAGGAAAAGGGTAAACCTGTGCTCTTGGGCAAAGATGGCAAACCATCCGAAGCCAACCACGGCAACGTCGTGCCGTCTATCGCTGACGGTGGCGTCATCTTTGAGACAGCCGAGCAAACGGTCGTGCTGTCTCTCACCGCACTCCGTCGACTTTGCTTTCCACTCGAAGCTGGCAAAGCTTCCGATGCAGCTACCGACGACAAGGCCCGCACGCTTCTAGCAGCGCTCGGTCTCTGTGCCGCTGTTCTTGCTGCCGAGCAGAACTCCGACCTCAGGTCTCGTTGCCAGCTTCATGCCACAGAATCGCCAGTGTGGGAGATTCTCACACCGGGCCAGCCGAGCAAACCCGACAAATCTGCCAAGTTATACACATTGAATCGGCAGCAAGCCTTGGATCTCTTCAAAGTAGCTCTCAAAGAGGCCACCAACGCGAAGCTCCCTTGGCATGAAGAAGAAATCTTTCTCCAGGCCTCTGCCCAACTCGTTGAACTCATCCGCCGCAGTCAGGCTCTCTCTGCAAAAACCTCTGCCGAATCATGACTACCATATGCGTTCGCTACCTCGTGGGGCGAGCGGTGGCAACGCATCCGAGCAGCTACGAACTGGCTGAATGGCCACCCCATCCCGACCGCCTCTTCATGGCCCTCGTCGCTGCTTGGGGTGAATCGCATCGTTCAACTTCGGCTGAAGCCGCGCTTCGCTGGCTGGAGCAGCAACCAGCGCCCAGCCTACATGCTGCCACCGAAGTCCATCGCCGCGATGTCGTCACCGTCTTTGTGCCAACCAACGACGCCAGTACGCCCAAGAAGGTCGACGACAAGACCTCGGACAGTGTTGTCGAAGATGGCCTTACAGTACTTCCTGAGAAACGCGGCAAGCAGCCACGCTTCTTTCCCGTAGTGCGCCCACTGCCCGCGCCCGATGGAACAGACTCTACCATCGTTGCCTTTGTCTGGCAAACTGATCCATCCCTCGACAATCGCAGCGCACTAGCCGATCTTTGCCGCCAAGTCACCTATCTCGGCCACTCCTCATCACTAGTCGAGTGCTGGCTCTCAGACAACGTGCCCGATCAAGCGGAAAACCTG
Proteins encoded in this region:
- a CDS encoding transcriptional regulator, whose amino-acid sequence is MKSRAENAPIPPPRSTHERSRSHGGPAATTRIFHLHRKLSDGKRFTVASLARELEISERTIKRDIERLRDFHRAPIVWDSTARTYRYSEPFDLLTGLRLNANETLAIVLAGHTFAAWGESPLGQVLTQALGKVARFAGEALSMPADSMRDCLFTPDASFQTESGSRWFADLLDCILNRREIRLHYRKPSAFRPDTRTIRPLHLACLDHRWMLIAHDEGKAAWRSFLLDRIQGLEPTGRHFTPPARQQIRDHLKGSLGRFTGETEIDVRLSFTAIAAPYVREHPWHFSQTIVDRPDGGINVQLRLNNLVDIRRRVLANGRHVEVLAPPELRAAVAEEAAALVRKHA
- a CDS encoding WYL domain-containing protein; protein product: MHRRSFLNFIGLVPLATATCVVANLKATETKPLPIEPWRDGPDTLERWRRAPRQPVWESDQPELSLLIEALRKNQRVQFSYFGGSALGDPRVVTPGHLYTVAGFPGHYLSGYCHLRDAERTFLVARMSEVDTL
- the cas7u gene encoding type I-U CRISPR-associated protein Cas7 translates to MSTIPTVLTLDILKTAVTDGSTAIRARINYEPAGGNGTKVFPPTYEGGKYALEGHNKDAATASRVLLDSVQAQANRMELALLEAKRRGQISLPVITTRIEGNGLLKQFSVSSLEAPHRIADALLRDSVTKEGVKFRDSEAGKCLDSVDLKNATPLLKYCPTALVLGLWDSTGPRGGLGVKFARALVSELVAHTVQLGKKTSSRIDPAEIRKDSALIYAAPNGGWTLEEKEALKEKGKPVLLGKDGKPSEANHGNVVPSIADGGVIFETAEQTVVLSLTALRRLCFPLEAGKASDAATDDKARTLLAALGLCAAVLAAEQNSDLRSRCQLHATESPVWEILTPGQPSKPDKSAKLYTLNRQQALDLFKVALKEATNAKLPWHEEEIFLQASAQLVELIRRSQALSAKTSAES